From Camelus dromedarius isolate mCamDro1 chromosome X, mCamDro1.pat, whole genome shotgun sequence, one genomic window encodes:
- the RBM3 gene encoding RNA-binding protein 3 isoform X2 produces the protein MSSEEGKLFVGGLNFNTDEQALEDHFSSFGPISEVVVVKDRETQRSRGFGFVTFANPEHASDAMRAMNGESLDGRQIRVDHAGKSARGTRGGGAFGSYGRGRGYPRGGGDQGYGGGRYDSRPGGYGYGYGYGRSRDYGGSQGGYDRYSGGNYRDNYDN, from the exons ATGTCCTCTGAAGAAGGGAAGCTCTTCGTGGGAGGGCTCAATTTCAACACTGACGAGCAGGCTCTGGAAGACCACTTCAGCAGCTTTGGGCCTATTTCTGAGG tgGTCGTTGTCAAGGACCGGGAGACTCAGCGATCCCGGGGTTTTGGCTTCGTCACCTTTGCCAATCCAGAGCATGCATCAGATGCAATGAGAGCCATGAATGGAGAG TCTCTGGATGGTCGCCAGATCCGTGTGGACCACGCGGGCAAGTCAGCCCGAGGAACAAGAGGAGGGGGTGCCTTTGGGTCCTATGGGCGTGGTCGTGGCTACCCTAGAG GTGGTGGAGACCAGGGCTATGGAGGTGGCAGGTATGACAGTCGACCTGGAGGATATGGATACGGATATGGATATGGAAGGTCCAGAGACTATGGCGGCAG CCAGGGTGGTTATGACCGCTACTCAGGAGGAAATTACAGGGACAATTACGACAACTGA
- the RBM3 gene encoding RNA-binding protein 3 isoform X1, producing the protein MSSEEGKLFVGGLNFNTDEQALEDHFSSFGPISEVVVVKDRETQRSRGFGFVTFANPEHASDAMRAMNGESLDGRQIRVDHAGKSARGTRGGGAFGSYGRGRGYPRGGGDQGYGGGRYDSRPGGYGYGYGYGRSRDYGGRSQGGYDRYSGGNYRDNYDN; encoded by the exons ATGTCCTCTGAAGAAGGGAAGCTCTTCGTGGGAGGGCTCAATTTCAACACTGACGAGCAGGCTCTGGAAGACCACTTCAGCAGCTTTGGGCCTATTTCTGAGG tgGTCGTTGTCAAGGACCGGGAGACTCAGCGATCCCGGGGTTTTGGCTTCGTCACCTTTGCCAATCCAGAGCATGCATCAGATGCAATGAGAGCCATGAATGGAGAG TCTCTGGATGGTCGCCAGATCCGTGTGGACCACGCGGGCAAGTCAGCCCGAGGAACAAGAGGAGGGGGTGCCTTTGGGTCCTATGGGCGTGGTCGTGGCTACCCTAGAG GTGGTGGAGACCAGGGCTATGGAGGTGGCAGGTATGACAGTCGACCTGGAGGATATGGATACGGATATGGATATGGAAGGTCCAGAGACTATGGCGGCAG AAGCCAGGGTGGTTATGACCGCTACTCAGGAGGAAATTACAGGGACAATTACGACAACTGA
- the TBC1D25 gene encoding TBC1 domain family member 25 isoform X2 — translation MASLCQKCESFLPPEFRSFAVDPQITSLDVLQHILIRAFDLNGKKNFGISYLGRDRLGQEAYLSLLSDWDLSTAFATASKPYLQLRVDIRPTEDSPLLEDWDIISPKDVIGSDVLLAEKRSSLTTAALPFTQSILSQVGRTLSKVQQVLSWSYGEDVKPFKPPLSDAEFHTYLNHEGQLSRPEELRLRIYHGGVEPSLRKVVWRYLLNVYPDGLTGRERMDYMKRKSREYEQLKSEWAQRASPEDLEFIRSTVLKDVLRTDRAHPYYAGPEDGPHLRALHDLLTTYAVTHPQVSYCQGMSDLASPILAVMDHEGHAFICFCGIMKRLAANFHPDGRAMATKFAHLKLLLRHADPDFYQYLQEAGADDLFFCYRWLLLELKREFAFDDALRMLEVTWSSLPPDPPEHEVELVGPPSLVTDTSFGGHRGRPVRQRHMLRPAGGGGGAFEDAVDHLAATSQGPGGGGRLLRQASLDDLQQLRDNTGPRRDALVQLPHPAALISSKSLSEPLLNSSDPLLSSSSHPDSPSSSSPPSTQDASPAGDVAAGSPLMPEVGSLQDTGKPLLPPPPLGLPPPQEFGRGNPFMLFLCLAILLEHRDHIMRNGLDYNELAMHFDRLVRKHHLGRVLRRAKALFADYLQSEVWDSEEGAEATAPS, via the exons ATGGCCAGCCTGTGCCAG AAATGTGAGAGCTTCTTGCCACCTGAGTTTCGATCTTTTGCTGTTGACCCTCAGATCACCTCGCTTGATGTGTTACAGCACATCCTTATCCGAGCCTTTGACTTGAACGG GAAGAAGAACTTTGGTATCAGCTACCTGGGCCGGGATCGGCTAGGGCAGGAAGCTTACCTCTCACTCCTGTCTGACTGGGACCTCAGCACAGCCTTCGCCACCGCCTCCAAACCTTACCTGCAGCTGCGTGTAGATATTCGGCCCACTGAGGATA GCCCCCTGCTGGAAGACTGGGACATAATCAGCCCCAAGGATGTCATTGGTTCCGACGTGCTGCTGGCTGAGAAACGGTCATCGCTGACGACAGCTGCCCTGCCCTTCACACAGTCCATCCTCTCTCAG GTGGGCCGCACCTTATCTAAGGTCCAACAGGTGCTGAGCTGGTCATACGGGGAAGACGTCAAGCCCTTCAAGCCACCCCTGAGTGATGCGGAGTTTCACACATACCTGAACCACGAGGGCCAGCTCTCCCGCCCCGAGGAGTTGCGCCTGCGGATCTATCATGGTGGTGTCGAGCCCTCCCTGCGAAAG GTGGTGTGGCGGTACCTGCTGAATGTGTACCCAGACGGGCTGACAGGCCGAGAGCGGATGGACTACATGAAACGCAAGAGTCGCGAGTACGAGCAGCTCAAGAGCGAGTGGGCCCAGCGCGCCAGCCCCGAGGACCTGGAGTTCATCCGCAGCACGGTCCTCAAGGATGTGCTGCGTACCGACCGGGCCCACCCCTACTATGCGGGGCCTGAGGACGGCCCGCACCTGCGGGCCCTGCACGACCTGCTCACCACGTACGCCGTCACCCACCCACAGGTGTCCTACTGCCAGGGCATGAGTGACCTGGCCTCGCCCATCCTCGCCGTCATGGACCATGAGGGCCACGCCTTCATCTGCTTTTGTGGCATCATGAAGCGCCTGGCCGCAAACTTCCACCCCGATGGCCGCGCCATGGCCACCAAGTTCGCTCACCTCAAGCTGCTGCTGCGGCACGCCGACCCTGACTTCTACCAGTACTTGCAGGAAGCCGGTGCCGACGACCTGTTCTTCTGCTACCGCTGGCTGCTGCTCGAGCTCAAGCGTGAGTTTGCCTTCGACGATGCCCTCCGCATGCTAGAGGTCACCTGGAGCTCGCTGCCCCCTGATCCTCCTGAGCACGAGGTGGAGCTCGTCGGGCCCCCCAGCCTGGTGACAGACACCAGCTTCGGGGGCCACAGGGGACGGCCCGTGCGGCAGCGGCACATGCTGAGGCCtgcaggtggaggaggtggtgccTTTGAAGATGCTGTTGACCACTTGGCTGCCACCAGCCAGGGGCCTGGCGGTGGGGGGCGTCTCCTGAGACAAGCCAGTCTGGATGACCTCCAGCAACTCAGGGATAACACAGGCCCCAGGAGGGACGCCCTGGTCCAACTGCCCCACCCCGCTGCCCTCATCAGCTCCAAGTCCCTCTCGGAGCCCTTGCTGAACTCCTCAGACCCgctgctttcctcctcctcccaccctgatTCCCCATCCTCCTCGTCTCCGCCGTCCACCCAGGACGCCTCTCCTGCGGGTGACGTGGCTGCAGGATCCCCCTTGATGCCGGAGGTGGGCTCCCTGCAAGACACTGGGAagcccctgctccccccacccccactgggcCTGCCCCCGCCCCAGGAGTTTGGCCGCGGGAACCCGTTCatgctcttcctctgccttgcCATCCTGCTGGAGCACCGCGACCACATCATGCGCAACGGGCTGGATTACAACGAGCTGGCCATGCACTTTGACCGCCTAGTGCGAAAACACCACCTGGGGCGCGTTCTGCGCCGGGCTAAGGCTCTCTTCGCTGATTACCTGCAGTCAGAGGTATGGGACTCAGAGGAGGGGGCCGAGGCCACGGCCCCATCGTGA
- the TBC1D25 gene encoding TBC1 domain family member 25 isoform X1, whose amino-acid sequence MATASGSLELASSGAPPPGGGAQAAAAEEEEREVVRVRVKKCESFLPPEFRSFAVDPQITSLDVLQHILIRAFDLNGKKNFGISYLGRDRLGQEAYLSLLSDWDLSTAFATASKPYLQLRVDIRPTEDSPLLEDWDIISPKDVIGSDVLLAEKRSSLTTAALPFTQSILSQVGRTLSKVQQVLSWSYGEDVKPFKPPLSDAEFHTYLNHEGQLSRPEELRLRIYHGGVEPSLRKVVWRYLLNVYPDGLTGRERMDYMKRKSREYEQLKSEWAQRASPEDLEFIRSTVLKDVLRTDRAHPYYAGPEDGPHLRALHDLLTTYAVTHPQVSYCQGMSDLASPILAVMDHEGHAFICFCGIMKRLAANFHPDGRAMATKFAHLKLLLRHADPDFYQYLQEAGADDLFFCYRWLLLELKREFAFDDALRMLEVTWSSLPPDPPEHEVELVGPPSLVTDTSFGGHRGRPVRQRHMLRPAGGGGGAFEDAVDHLAATSQGPGGGGRLLRQASLDDLQQLRDNTGPRRDALVQLPHPAALISSKSLSEPLLNSSDPLLSSSSHPDSPSSSSPPSTQDASPAGDVAAGSPLMPEVGSLQDTGKPLLPPPPLGLPPPQEFGRGNPFMLFLCLAILLEHRDHIMRNGLDYNELAMHFDRLVRKHHLGRVLRRAKALFADYLQSEVWDSEEGAEATAPS is encoded by the exons ATGGCGACGGCCTCTGGGTCCTTGGAGTTGGCCAGCTCCGGAGCGCCCCCGCCTGGCGGGGGAGCCCAGGCGGCGGCGGCTGAGGAGGAAGAGCGAGAGGTGGTGCGGGTCCGAGTCAAG AAATGTGAGAGCTTCTTGCCACCTGAGTTTCGATCTTTTGCTGTTGACCCTCAGATCACCTCGCTTGATGTGTTACAGCACATCCTTATCCGAGCCTTTGACTTGAACGG GAAGAAGAACTTTGGTATCAGCTACCTGGGCCGGGATCGGCTAGGGCAGGAAGCTTACCTCTCACTCCTGTCTGACTGGGACCTCAGCACAGCCTTCGCCACCGCCTCCAAACCTTACCTGCAGCTGCGTGTAGATATTCGGCCCACTGAGGATA GCCCCCTGCTGGAAGACTGGGACATAATCAGCCCCAAGGATGTCATTGGTTCCGACGTGCTGCTGGCTGAGAAACGGTCATCGCTGACGACAGCTGCCCTGCCCTTCACACAGTCCATCCTCTCTCAG GTGGGCCGCACCTTATCTAAGGTCCAACAGGTGCTGAGCTGGTCATACGGGGAAGACGTCAAGCCCTTCAAGCCACCCCTGAGTGATGCGGAGTTTCACACATACCTGAACCACGAGGGCCAGCTCTCCCGCCCCGAGGAGTTGCGCCTGCGGATCTATCATGGTGGTGTCGAGCCCTCCCTGCGAAAG GTGGTGTGGCGGTACCTGCTGAATGTGTACCCAGACGGGCTGACAGGCCGAGAGCGGATGGACTACATGAAACGCAAGAGTCGCGAGTACGAGCAGCTCAAGAGCGAGTGGGCCCAGCGCGCCAGCCCCGAGGACCTGGAGTTCATCCGCAGCACGGTCCTCAAGGATGTGCTGCGTACCGACCGGGCCCACCCCTACTATGCGGGGCCTGAGGACGGCCCGCACCTGCGGGCCCTGCACGACCTGCTCACCACGTACGCCGTCACCCACCCACAGGTGTCCTACTGCCAGGGCATGAGTGACCTGGCCTCGCCCATCCTCGCCGTCATGGACCATGAGGGCCACGCCTTCATCTGCTTTTGTGGCATCATGAAGCGCCTGGCCGCAAACTTCCACCCCGATGGCCGCGCCATGGCCACCAAGTTCGCTCACCTCAAGCTGCTGCTGCGGCACGCCGACCCTGACTTCTACCAGTACTTGCAGGAAGCCGGTGCCGACGACCTGTTCTTCTGCTACCGCTGGCTGCTGCTCGAGCTCAAGCGTGAGTTTGCCTTCGACGATGCCCTCCGCATGCTAGAGGTCACCTGGAGCTCGCTGCCCCCTGATCCTCCTGAGCACGAGGTGGAGCTCGTCGGGCCCCCCAGCCTGGTGACAGACACCAGCTTCGGGGGCCACAGGGGACGGCCCGTGCGGCAGCGGCACATGCTGAGGCCtgcaggtggaggaggtggtgccTTTGAAGATGCTGTTGACCACTTGGCTGCCACCAGCCAGGGGCCTGGCGGTGGGGGGCGTCTCCTGAGACAAGCCAGTCTGGATGACCTCCAGCAACTCAGGGATAACACAGGCCCCAGGAGGGACGCCCTGGTCCAACTGCCCCACCCCGCTGCCCTCATCAGCTCCAAGTCCCTCTCGGAGCCCTTGCTGAACTCCTCAGACCCgctgctttcctcctcctcccaccctgatTCCCCATCCTCCTCGTCTCCGCCGTCCACCCAGGACGCCTCTCCTGCGGGTGACGTGGCTGCAGGATCCCCCTTGATGCCGGAGGTGGGCTCCCTGCAAGACACTGGGAagcccctgctccccccacccccactgggcCTGCCCCCGCCCCAGGAGTTTGGCCGCGGGAACCCGTTCatgctcttcctctgccttgcCATCCTGCTGGAGCACCGCGACCACATCATGCGCAACGGGCTGGATTACAACGAGCTGGCCATGCACTTTGACCGCCTAGTGCGAAAACACCACCTGGGGCGCGTTCTGCGCCGGGCTAAGGCTCTCTTCGCTGATTACCTGCAGTCAGAGGTATGGGACTCAGAGGAGGGGGCCGAGGCCACGGCCCCATCGTGA
- the EBP gene encoding 3-beta-hydroxysteroid-Delta(8),Delta(7)-isomerase — MSTNTGPMHPYWPQHLRLDNFVPNDYTTWHLLAGLFSVSGVLLTTTWLLSGRAAVIPLGTGRRLSLCWFAVCGFIHLVIEGWFSLYHEDLLGDQALLSQLWKEYAKGDSRYILNDNFTICMETITAWLWGPLSLWVVIAFLRQQPHRFVLQLVVSVGQIYGDILYFLTEYRDGFQHGELGHPLYFWFYFVFMNAVWLVLPGIFVFDSVMHLAHAQSMLDAKATKAKSKQN; from the exons ATGTCCACCAACACCGGCCCCATGCATCCATACTGGCCTCAGCACCTGAGGCTGGACAACTTTGTGCCCAATGACTACACCACCTGGCATCTCCTGGCTGGCCTCTTCTCCGTCTCTGGGGTCTTACTTACGACCACGTGGCTGTTGTCAGGTCGTGCTGCAGTCATCCCACTGGGGACTGGGCGGAGACTGTCCCTGTGCTGGTTTGCAGTGTGTGGGTTCATTCACTTGGTGATTGAGGGCTGGTTCAGCCTCTACCACGAGGACCTTCTTGGAGACCAAGCCTTATTGTCCCAGCTCT GGAAAGAGTATGCCAAGGGTGACAGCCGTTACATCCT GAATGATAACTTCACGATATGCATGGAGACCATCACAGCTTGGCTGTGGGGTCCACTCAGCCTATGGGTAGTGATCGCCTTTCTCCGCCAGCAGCCCCACCGCTTTGTCCTACAGCTTGTGGTCTCTGTGG GTCAGATATATGGGGATATTCTCTATTTCCTGACAGAGTACCGTGATGGATTCCAGCATGGGGAGCTGGGCCACCCACTCTACTTCTGGTTTTACTTTGTCTTCATGAATGCCGTGTGGCTGGTGCTGCCCGGAATCTTTGTGTTCGATTCAGTGATGCATCTCGCTCATGCCCAGAGCATGCTGGATGCCAAAGCCACAAAAGCCAAGAGCAAGCAGAACTAA
- the PORCN gene encoding protein-serine O-palmitoleoyltransferase porcupine isoform X3 — translation MATFSRQEFFQQLLQGCLLPTAQQGLDQIWLLLAICLACRLLWRLGLPSYLKHASTVAGGFFSLYHFFQLHMVWVVLLSLLCYLVLFLCRHSSHRGVFLSVTILIYLLMGEMHMVDTVTWHKMRGAQMIVAMKAVSLSFDLDRGESRRWLQKVARSLALALLCLVLSTCVGPYLFPYFIPLDGDRLLRNKKRKARGTMVRWLRAYESAVSFHFSNYFVGFLSEATATLAGAGFTEEKDHLEWDLTVSKPLNVELPRSMVEVVTSWNLPMSYWLNNYVFKNALRLGTFSAVLVTYAASALLHGFSFHLAAVLLSLAFITYVEHVLRKRLARILSACVLSKRCPPDCSHQHRLGLGVRALNLLFGALAIFHLAYLGSLFDVDVDDTTEEQGYGMAYTVHKWSELSWASHWVTFGCWIFYRLIG, via the exons ATGGCCACCTTCAGCCGCCAGGAATTTTTCCagcagctgctgcagggctgtCTCCTGCCTACTGCCCAGCAGGGTCTTGACCAGATCTGGCTGCTCCTTGCCATCTGCCTCGCCTGCCGCCTCCTCTGGAGGCTTG GGTTGCCGTCCTACCTGAAGCACGCAAGCACCGTGGCAGGCGGGTTCTTCAGCCTCTACCACTTCTTCCAGCTGCACATGGTTTGGGTCGTGCTGCTCAGCCTCCTGTGCTACCTCGTGCTGTTCCTCTGCCGACATTCCTCCCATCGCGGCGTCTTCCTCTCCGTCACCATCCTCATCTACCTACTCATGGG TGAGATGCACATGGTGGACACGGTGACATGGCACAAGATGCGAG GGGCCCAGATGATCGTGGCCATGAAGGCGGTGTCTCTGAGCTTCGACCTGGACCGGGGTGAG AGCCGCCGATGGCTGCAGAAGGTGGCCCGGAGCCTGGCGCTGGCCCTGCTGTGCCTTGTGCTGTCCACCTGTGTGGGCCCCTACCTCTTTCCATACTTCATCCCCCTTGATGGTGACCGCCTCCTTCGCAA CAAGAAACGCAAAGCCAG GGGCACCATGGTAAG GTGGCTGCGAGCCTACGAGAGTGCTGTCTCCTTCCACTTCAGCAACTATTTTGTGGGCTTTCTGTCTGAAGCCACAGCCACGCTGGCGGGGGCCGGCTTCACCGAGGAGAAGGATCACCTGGaatg GGACCTGACAGTGTCTAAGCCACTGAACGTGGAGCTGCCCCGGTCCATGGTAGAAGTTGTCACAAGCTGGAACCTGCCCATGTCTTATTGGCTAAATAACT ATGTTTTCAAGAACGCTCTCCGCCTAGGGACCTTCTCAGCCGTGCTGGTCACCTATGCAGCCAGCGCCCTCCTGCAC GGCTTCAGTTTCCATCTGGCTGCGGTGCTGCTGTCCCTGGCATTTATCACTTACGTGGAGCACG TTCTCCGAAAGCGCCTGGCTCGGATCCTCAGTGCCTGCGTCTTATCGAAACGGTGCCCACCAGACTGTTCACACCAGCATCGCTTG GGCCTGGGGGTGCGAGCCTTAAACCTGCTCTTTGGGGCCCTGGCCATCTTCCACCTGGCCTACCTGGGCTCTCTGTTCGATGTTGATGTGGACGACACCACAGAAGAGCAG ggCTACGGCATGGCGTACACTGTCCACAAGTGGTCAGAGCTCAGCTGGGCCAGTCACTGGGTCACTTTTGGATGCTGGATCTTCTACCGTCTCATAGGCTGA
- the PORCN gene encoding protein-serine O-palmitoleoyltransferase porcupine isoform X2, with product MATFSRQEFFQQLLQGCLLPTAQQGLDQIWLLLAICLACRLLWRLGLPSYLKHASTVAGGFFSLYHFFQLHMVWVVLLSLLCYLVLFLCRHSSHRGVFLSVTILIYLLMGEMHMVDTVTWHKMRGAQMIVAMKAVSLSFDLDRGEVGAVPSPVEFMGYLYFVGTIVFGPWIPFHSYLQAVQGRPLSRRWLQKVARSLALALLCLVLSTCVGPYLFPYFIPLDGDRLLRKWLRAYESAVSFHFSNYFVGFLSEATATLAGAGFTEEKDHLEWDLTVSKPLNVELPRSMVEVVTSWNLPMSYWLNNYVFKNALRLGTFSAVLVTYAASALLHGFSFHLAAVLLSLAFITYVEHVLRKRLARILSACVLSKRCPPDCSHQHRLGLGVRALNLLFGALAIFHLAYLGSLFDVDVDDTTEEQGYGMAYTVHKWSELSWASHWVTFGCWIFYRLIG from the exons ATGGCCACCTTCAGCCGCCAGGAATTTTTCCagcagctgctgcagggctgtCTCCTGCCTACTGCCCAGCAGGGTCTTGACCAGATCTGGCTGCTCCTTGCCATCTGCCTCGCCTGCCGCCTCCTCTGGAGGCTTG GGTTGCCGTCCTACCTGAAGCACGCAAGCACCGTGGCAGGCGGGTTCTTCAGCCTCTACCACTTCTTCCAGCTGCACATGGTTTGGGTCGTGCTGCTCAGCCTCCTGTGCTACCTCGTGCTGTTCCTCTGCCGACATTCCTCCCATCGCGGCGTCTTCCTCTCCGTCACCATCCTCATCTACCTACTCATGGG TGAGATGCACATGGTGGACACGGTGACATGGCACAAGATGCGAG GGGCCCAGATGATCGTGGCCATGAAGGCGGTGTCTCTGAGCTTCGACCTGGACCGGGGTGAGGTGGGTGCAGTGCCCTCGCCCGTGGAATTCATGGGCTACCTCTACTTCGTGGGCACCATCGTCTTTGGGCCCTGGATACCCTTCCACAGCTACCTACAGGCTGTCCAAGGCCGCCCACTG AGCCGCCGATGGCTGCAGAAGGTGGCCCGGAGCCTGGCGCTGGCCCTGCTGTGCCTTGTGCTGTCCACCTGTGTGGGCCCCTACCTCTTTCCATACTTCATCCCCCTTGATGGTGACCGCCTCCTTCGCAA GTGGCTGCGAGCCTACGAGAGTGCTGTCTCCTTCCACTTCAGCAACTATTTTGTGGGCTTTCTGTCTGAAGCCACAGCCACGCTGGCGGGGGCCGGCTTCACCGAGGAGAAGGATCACCTGGaatg GGACCTGACAGTGTCTAAGCCACTGAACGTGGAGCTGCCCCGGTCCATGGTAGAAGTTGTCACAAGCTGGAACCTGCCCATGTCTTATTGGCTAAATAACT ATGTTTTCAAGAACGCTCTCCGCCTAGGGACCTTCTCAGCCGTGCTGGTCACCTATGCAGCCAGCGCCCTCCTGCAC GGCTTCAGTTTCCATCTGGCTGCGGTGCTGCTGTCCCTGGCATTTATCACTTACGTGGAGCACG TTCTCCGAAAGCGCCTGGCTCGGATCCTCAGTGCCTGCGTCTTATCGAAACGGTGCCCACCAGACTGTTCACACCAGCATCGCTTG GGCCTGGGGGTGCGAGCCTTAAACCTGCTCTTTGGGGCCCTGGCCATCTTCCACCTGGCCTACCTGGGCTCTCTGTTCGATGTTGATGTGGACGACACCACAGAAGAGCAG ggCTACGGCATGGCGTACACTGTCCACAAGTGGTCAGAGCTCAGCTGGGCCAGTCACTGGGTCACTTTTGGATGCTGGATCTTCTACCGTCTCATAGGCTGA
- the PORCN gene encoding protein-serine O-palmitoleoyltransferase porcupine isoform X1: protein MATFSRQEFFQQLLQGCLLPTAQQGLDQIWLLLAICLACRLLWRLGLPSYLKHASTVAGGFFSLYHFFQLHMVWVVLLSLLCYLVLFLCRHSSHRGVFLSVTILIYLLMGEMHMVDTVTWHKMRGAQMIVAMKAVSLSFDLDRGEVGAVPSPVEFMGYLYFVGTIVFGPWIPFHSYLQAVQGRPLSRRWLQKVARSLALALLCLVLSTCVGPYLFPYFIPLDGDRLLRNKKRKARGTMVRWLRAYESAVSFHFSNYFVGFLSEATATLAGAGFTEEKDHLEWDLTVSKPLNVELPRSMVEVVTSWNLPMSYWLNNYVFKNALRLGTFSAVLVTYAASALLHGFSFHLAAVLLSLAFITYVEHVLRKRLARILSACVLSKRCPPDCSHQHRLGLGVRALNLLFGALAIFHLAYLGSLFDVDVDDTTEEQGYGMAYTVHKWSELSWASHWVTFGCWIFYRLIG from the exons ATGGCCACCTTCAGCCGCCAGGAATTTTTCCagcagctgctgcagggctgtCTCCTGCCTACTGCCCAGCAGGGTCTTGACCAGATCTGGCTGCTCCTTGCCATCTGCCTCGCCTGCCGCCTCCTCTGGAGGCTTG GGTTGCCGTCCTACCTGAAGCACGCAAGCACCGTGGCAGGCGGGTTCTTCAGCCTCTACCACTTCTTCCAGCTGCACATGGTTTGGGTCGTGCTGCTCAGCCTCCTGTGCTACCTCGTGCTGTTCCTCTGCCGACATTCCTCCCATCGCGGCGTCTTCCTCTCCGTCACCATCCTCATCTACCTACTCATGGG TGAGATGCACATGGTGGACACGGTGACATGGCACAAGATGCGAG GGGCCCAGATGATCGTGGCCATGAAGGCGGTGTCTCTGAGCTTCGACCTGGACCGGGGTGAGGTGGGTGCAGTGCCCTCGCCCGTGGAATTCATGGGCTACCTCTACTTCGTGGGCACCATCGTCTTTGGGCCCTGGATACCCTTCCACAGCTACCTACAGGCTGTCCAAGGCCGCCCACTG AGCCGCCGATGGCTGCAGAAGGTGGCCCGGAGCCTGGCGCTGGCCCTGCTGTGCCTTGTGCTGTCCACCTGTGTGGGCCCCTACCTCTTTCCATACTTCATCCCCCTTGATGGTGACCGCCTCCTTCGCAA CAAGAAACGCAAAGCCAG GGGCACCATGGTAAG GTGGCTGCGAGCCTACGAGAGTGCTGTCTCCTTCCACTTCAGCAACTATTTTGTGGGCTTTCTGTCTGAAGCCACAGCCACGCTGGCGGGGGCCGGCTTCACCGAGGAGAAGGATCACCTGGaatg GGACCTGACAGTGTCTAAGCCACTGAACGTGGAGCTGCCCCGGTCCATGGTAGAAGTTGTCACAAGCTGGAACCTGCCCATGTCTTATTGGCTAAATAACT ATGTTTTCAAGAACGCTCTCCGCCTAGGGACCTTCTCAGCCGTGCTGGTCACCTATGCAGCCAGCGCCCTCCTGCAC GGCTTCAGTTTCCATCTGGCTGCGGTGCTGCTGTCCCTGGCATTTATCACTTACGTGGAGCACG TTCTCCGAAAGCGCCTGGCTCGGATCCTCAGTGCCTGCGTCTTATCGAAACGGTGCCCACCAGACTGTTCACACCAGCATCGCTTG GGCCTGGGGGTGCGAGCCTTAAACCTGCTCTTTGGGGCCCTGGCCATCTTCCACCTGGCCTACCTGGGCTCTCTGTTCGATGTTGATGTGGACGACACCACAGAAGAGCAG ggCTACGGCATGGCGTACACTGTCCACAAGTGGTCAGAGCTCAGCTGGGCCAGTCACTGGGTCACTTTTGGATGCTGGATCTTCTACCGTCTCATAGGCTGA